A region of Rhizorhabdus wittichii RW1 DNA encodes the following proteins:
- a CDS encoding TonB-dependent receptor (PFAM: TonB-dependent receptor; TonB-dependent receptor, plug) — protein sequence MLKLGAATAAMIGAWTGAQAQAPADAQGDAGGQAIQDIVVTATRTGATQLQRTPIAISAFSAEQLDASGIVNVKDLVSATPNLSVGQATASAQIYIRGIGSNNVFIGSDPDVTVQSDGVYIARAFGQFLDFVDVDRIEVLRGPQGTLYGRNAVGGTINIISRKPSDSFEGRAQLSAGTDDLVQAQAYLSGPIVPGVLQASIAGNILRRDGFVENIAPGGKDVGNARREGVRGQLRFVPSATVEAITRFDWNGSFERMDAYSHLLAPVAAAPLATSLIGDYSRTALDSPQNSRTRIWGISQEVNVELSDVFKLKSLTAYRRSAYRVNVDIDGTELRGTYGFQTDRSKQFSQELNLGIDLPRFEGVLGAYYFREWQRSTLRNTTPPSAVTALARATETTVNPVARVRSQALFGQGTYHVTDALGVTLGLRYTQDRRGIDQRLMRVPFDPALPTIGFAASPPPRNYHAWTPRVSVDWQATRDVMLYASVTRGYKSGGTNFSATNLAALTFDPETIWSYEAGIKSDWFDRRLRVNLTGFYYDYSDLQIQSLLAPGVVAIGNAASARVKGLELETIARPAAGLTFTFNYALLDSEYRHFPNAAVPSQLRPYVQGSPRYDAATNTFDATGNRLTAAPRSSLSASAQYEHALGSGTAFVRGEYYWQSRAHYDPSNALIMSQKAYDLINLSAGYRGAGDRWSARVVAKNVTDKQYLITVAANGLVPAGLAGAPRTVALQLTWNW from the coding sequence ATGTTGAAGCTGGGGGCGGCGACCGCCGCGATGATCGGGGCGTGGACCGGCGCCCAGGCGCAGGCGCCGGCGGACGCGCAGGGCGATGCCGGCGGCCAGGCGATCCAGGACATCGTCGTCACCGCGACCCGCACCGGCGCGACGCAGCTCCAGCGGACCCCGATCGCGATTTCGGCCTTCTCGGCCGAGCAGCTCGATGCGTCGGGAATCGTCAACGTCAAGGACCTGGTCTCGGCGACGCCGAACCTGAGCGTCGGGCAGGCGACTGCCAGCGCGCAAATCTACATCCGCGGCATCGGCAGCAACAATGTATTCATCGGCTCCGATCCCGACGTGACCGTCCAGTCGGACGGCGTCTACATCGCCCGCGCCTTCGGCCAGTTCCTCGACTTCGTCGACGTCGACCGGATCGAGGTGCTGCGCGGCCCGCAGGGGACGCTCTACGGCCGCAACGCCGTCGGCGGGACGATCAACATCATCTCGCGCAAGCCGTCCGACAGCTTCGAGGGACGCGCGCAGCTCAGCGCCGGCACCGACGACCTGGTCCAGGCGCAGGCCTATCTCAGCGGGCCGATCGTGCCGGGCGTCCTCCAGGCGAGCATCGCCGGCAACATCCTGCGCCGCGACGGCTTCGTCGAGAATATCGCGCCGGGCGGCAAGGACGTCGGCAACGCCCGCCGCGAAGGGGTGCGCGGCCAGCTCCGCTTCGTGCCCAGCGCGACGGTGGAGGCGATCACCCGGTTCGACTGGAACGGCTCGTTCGAGCGGATGGACGCCTATTCCCACCTGCTCGCGCCGGTCGCGGCGGCGCCGCTCGCGACCTCGCTGATCGGCGACTATAGCCGCACCGCGCTCGACAGCCCGCAGAACAGCCGGACCCGCATCTGGGGCATATCCCAGGAGGTCAATGTCGAGCTGAGCGACGTGTTCAAGCTCAAGTCGCTGACCGCCTATCGGCGCAGTGCCTATCGGGTGAACGTCGACATCGACGGGACCGAGCTGCGCGGCACCTATGGTTTCCAGACCGACCGGTCGAAGCAGTTCAGCCAGGAGCTCAACCTCGGCATAGACCTGCCGCGCTTCGAGGGCGTGCTCGGCGCCTATTATTTCCGCGAATGGCAGCGCAGCACCCTGCGCAACACGACGCCGCCGAGCGCGGTGACGGCGCTGGCGCGGGCGACCGAGACCACCGTCAATCCGGTCGCCAGGGTGCGATCGCAGGCGCTGTTCGGGCAGGGGACCTATCATGTCACCGACGCGCTCGGCGTCACCCTCGGCCTGCGCTACACCCAGGACCGGCGCGGGATCGACCAGCGGCTGATGCGGGTGCCGTTCGATCCTGCCTTGCCGACGATCGGCTTCGCGGCGTCGCCGCCGCCACGCAACTACCACGCCTGGACGCCGCGCGTCAGCGTCGACTGGCAGGCCACCCGCGACGTCATGCTCTATGCCTCGGTCACGCGCGGCTACAAGAGCGGCGGCACCAATTTCTCGGCGACCAACCTGGCGGCGCTCACCTTCGATCCGGAGACGATCTGGAGCTATGAGGCGGGGATCAAGAGCGACTGGTTCGACCGGCGGCTGCGGGTCAACCTGACCGGTTTCTACTACGACTATTCGGATCTGCAGATCCAGTCGCTGCTGGCGCCCGGCGTCGTCGCGATCGGCAACGCGGCCAGCGCCCGGGTGAAGGGGCTCGAGCTTGAGACGATCGCCCGGCCGGCGGCGGGGCTGACTTTCACCTTCAACTATGCTCTGCTCGACAGCGAGTATCGCCATTTCCCCAATGCGGCGGTCCCGTCGCAGCTCCGCCCCTATGTCCAGGGTTCGCCGCGCTACGACGCCGCGACCAACACCTTCGATGCGACCGGCAACCGCCTGACCGCCGCGCCCCGCTCCTCGCTGTCCGCCAGCGCGCAATATGAGCATGCGCTGGGCAGCGGCACGGCCTTCGTCCGTGGCGAATATTACTGGCAGAGCCGCGCCCATTATGATCCGTCCAACGCGCTGATCATGAGCCAGAAGGCCTATGACCTGATCAACCTGTCGGCCGGCTATCGCGGCGCGGGCGATCGGTGGAGCGCGCGGGTCGTCGCGAAGAACGTGACGGACAAGCAATATCTGATCACCGTCGCCGCGAACGGCCTGGTTCCGGCCGGCCTCGCCGGGGCGCCGCGCACCGTCGCGCTCCAGCTGACCTGGAACTGGTGA
- a CDS encoding Xylose isomerase domain protein TIM barrel (PFAM: Xylose isomerase domain protein TIM barrel), producing the protein MIAAALDRRRFLAGTAACLAAGIAGAKTPAAPAAPSLGAWTSLDNAALLASSGYGFVEEEVDRFLLPDKPDTAFEAALATARAAPIPVRTLVRLLPPSLQSVGPDTAHDGIVTFCETVFARARRAGVETVVFGSPRSRRIPEGFPRATAEAQLIELCKRLGPVAQAHGVILALEPLNHTETNFINRVSEGGAIVRAVGHPSVGLVADLFHMRMEDEGPASLIENGPLIRHVQIAEKQGRRAPGVAGEDFSAYFEALRSIGYDRRLSVECLWSDIAREAPLAARTIRAQYPAATAKAARG; encoded by the coding sequence ATGATCGCGGCCGCCCTCGACCGGCGGCGCTTCCTGGCGGGGACCGCCGCGTGTCTCGCCGCCGGCATCGCCGGGGCGAAGACGCCGGCGGCCCCCGCCGCCCCCTCGCTGGGCGCGTGGACGTCGCTCGACAACGCGGCGCTGCTCGCTTCGTCGGGCTACGGCTTCGTCGAGGAGGAGGTCGACCGCTTCCTCCTCCCCGACAAGCCCGACACGGCGTTCGAGGCGGCGCTGGCCACCGCCCGCGCCGCGCCGATCCCGGTCCGCACGCTGGTCCGGCTGCTGCCGCCGTCATTGCAGAGCGTCGGCCCCGACACCGCGCATGACGGCATCGTCACCTTCTGCGAGACCGTGTTCGCCCGCGCGCGCCGCGCCGGGGTCGAGACGGTGGTGTTCGGCAGCCCGCGCTCGCGCCGCATCCCCGAAGGCTTCCCGCGCGCCACCGCCGAGGCGCAGCTCATAGAGCTGTGCAAGCGGCTCGGCCCGGTCGCCCAGGCGCACGGCGTCATTCTCGCGCTCGAGCCGCTCAACCATACGGAGACGAACTTCATCAACCGGGTGAGCGAGGGCGGCGCGATCGTCCGCGCGGTCGGCCATCCGAGCGTCGGGCTGGTCGCCGACCTGTTCCATATGCGGATGGAGGACGAAGGCCCCGCCAGCCTGATCGAGAACGGCCCGCTGATCCGCCACGTCCAGATCGCCGAGAAGCAGGGGCGCCGCGCCCCCGGCGTGGCGGGCGAGGATTTCTCGGCCTATTTCGAGGCGCTGCGATCGATCGGCTATGACCGCCGGCTGTCGGTCGAATGCCTGTGGTCGGACATAGCCCGGGAAGCCCCGCTGGCCGCCCGGACGATCCGGGCGCAATATCCGGCCGCCACGGCCAAGGCCGCGCGCGGATGA
- a CDS encoding AMP-dependent synthetase and ligase (PFAM: AMP-dependent synthetase and ligase), with product MSLATSDVNYTDLLVQALTRYPGREAFVDGDRRLSYAQTAARISQFMQLFHARGLRPGATLAILTVNVPEAWMAQMAACLLGATFTGLHPLGSVDDHLHICDELAVDMLVVHPVYLERGLALGQRAASVRHILALGPSGDAEDLLALADPFPVRRLERRACGREDVHWVAYTGGTTGRSKGVEIPDRALVHQVQTVTTSLGLPENPRFLAVAPISHAGVLPIVPTLFRGGTVVFQRGFDPAKWLACVEAERINWSFIVPTMLYSLLDHGRPEDHDLSSLETIMYGSSPMSAARLAEAHEAMGPVFLQAYGQSECVSFATTLRKDEHDPLGNPQLLRSCGRPVLGMRVEVLGEDGRPVAAGEVGEICVRGPGIMKGYHRMPEETAQALKDGWLHSGDLATVDADGFVYIVDRKKEMIITGGFNVYSREIEDVIAELPEISAVAVIGVPDDKWGEAVKAVVVARPGEQVDPARLIELVRARKGAHQAPKTVDIVDRMPLTAVGKIDKKALRGRFWADQERMVH from the coding sequence TTGTCCCTCGCCACGTCCGACGTGAACTATACCGACCTGCTCGTGCAGGCGCTGACCCGCTATCCGGGCCGCGAGGCCTTCGTCGACGGCGATCGGCGGCTCAGCTACGCCCAGACCGCGGCGCGGATCAGCCAGTTCATGCAGCTCTTCCACGCCCGTGGCCTGCGGCCCGGCGCGACGCTCGCCATCCTCACCGTCAACGTGCCCGAGGCATGGATGGCGCAGATGGCCGCCTGCCTGCTCGGCGCGACCTTCACCGGGCTGCATCCGCTCGGTTCGGTCGACGACCATCTCCACATCTGCGACGAGCTGGCGGTCGACATGCTGGTCGTGCATCCGGTCTATCTGGAGCGTGGCCTGGCGCTCGGGCAGCGGGCGGCGTCGGTCCGCCATATCCTCGCGCTCGGCCCCAGTGGCGATGCGGAGGACCTGCTCGCGCTGGCCGATCCCTTCCCGGTCCGCCGCCTGGAGCGGCGCGCCTGCGGACGGGAGGACGTCCACTGGGTCGCCTATACCGGCGGCACGACCGGCCGGTCGAAAGGCGTCGAGATTCCCGACCGGGCGCTGGTGCACCAGGTGCAGACCGTCACCACCTCACTGGGATTGCCCGAGAATCCCCGCTTCCTGGCGGTCGCCCCGATCTCCCATGCCGGCGTGCTGCCGATCGTGCCGACCCTGTTCCGGGGCGGGACGGTGGTGTTCCAGCGCGGCTTCGATCCCGCGAAATGGCTCGCCTGCGTCGAGGCGGAACGGATCAACTGGAGCTTCATCGTCCCGACGATGCTCTATTCGCTGCTCGACCATGGCCGCCCGGAGGACCATGATCTCTCCTCGCTGGAGACGATCATGTACGGTTCCTCGCCGATGTCCGCCGCCCGGCTCGCCGAAGCGCATGAGGCGATGGGGCCGGTGTTCCTGCAGGCCTATGGCCAGAGCGAGTGCGTCTCCTTCGCCACGACCCTGCGCAAGGACGAGCATGACCCGCTGGGCAATCCGCAATTGCTGCGTTCCTGCGGCCGGCCGGTGCTCGGCATGCGGGTCGAGGTGCTGGGCGAGGACGGCCGGCCGGTGGCGGCGGGCGAGGTCGGCGAGATCTGCGTGCGCGGGCCGGGCATCATGAAGGGCTATCACCGGATGCCCGAGGAGACCGCGCAGGCGCTGAAGGACGGCTGGCTCCATTCGGGCGATCTCGCCACGGTCGACGCGGACGGCTTCGTCTATATCGTCGATCGCAAGAAGGAGATGATCATCACCGGCGGCTTCAACGTCTATTCGCGCGAGATCGAGGACGTGATCGCCGAGCTGCCCGAGATATCGGCGGTGGCCGTGATTGGCGTGCCCGACGACAAATGGGGCGAGGCGGTGAAGGCGGTGGTCGTCGCGCGGCCGGGCGAGCAGGTCGATCCCGCGCGCCTGATCGAGCTGGTTCGCGCGCGCAAGGGCGCGCACCAGGCGCCCAAGACGGTCGACATCGTCGATCGGATGCCGCTGACCGCCGTCGGCAAGATCGACAAGAAGGCGCTGCGCGGCCGCTTCTGGGCCGATCAGGAAAGGATGGTCCATTGA
- a CDS encoding Extracellular ligand-binding receptor (PFAM: Extracellular ligand-binding receptor): MTTGSSRPSRMAALLAGLLSLAQAGPAAARDALPPIVIGQLSSRSGNNPAGREGENGAMQAVAEINAAGGLLGGHRLELRVEDDQTQVDAGIAAFARLVDQGAVAVVGSSFSNISLAIIPHVEQAGIPYLSTGAADGQVDPVRPHVFMTSLAGRLVGEQLLRFLRDRGVTRLAVVYDRDSRFASSGWAKQRTLLDRYGIALVEEQAVRVDTRDFGATIAALRGSGAQAVMAWLTGPPAVGFTRAYAVANVGLPVVVSHGVASGAFLRDTGAASEGLFVATSIATLADDAPVSAVGDAARAMAAGFRRDHGHGPSQYAVDGYVAIRLIAAAIERSGSASPPAIRDALEGLTLATPQGVYRYTPDDHAGLGVADIAVARVKDGRFTLSDWSRRQLRADRGSEVAR; encoded by the coding sequence TTGACGACAGGCTCCTCCCGTCCGTCGCGCATGGCGGCGCTGCTCGCTGGCCTGCTGTCGCTGGCCCAGGCCGGTCCGGCGGCGGCGCGCGACGCCCTGCCGCCGATCGTGATCGGCCAGCTCTCCTCGCGCAGCGGCAACAACCCGGCGGGGCGCGAGGGTGAGAATGGCGCGATGCAGGCGGTGGCGGAGATCAACGCGGCCGGCGGCCTGCTCGGCGGGCACCGGCTGGAACTGCGGGTCGAGGACGATCAGACCCAGGTCGACGCCGGCATCGCCGCCTTTGCCCGTCTCGTCGACCAGGGTGCGGTCGCCGTCGTCGGCAGCTCCTTCTCCAATATCAGCCTCGCGATCATCCCGCATGTCGAGCAGGCTGGTATTCCCTATCTCTCGACCGGCGCCGCGGACGGGCAGGTCGATCCGGTGCGGCCCCATGTCTTCATGACTTCGCTGGCCGGCCGGCTCGTCGGGGAGCAGCTCCTCCGCTTCCTCCGCGACCGCGGCGTCACCCGGCTCGCGGTCGTCTATGATCGCGACAGCCGCTTCGCGAGCTCGGGCTGGGCGAAGCAGCGGACCCTGCTCGATCGCTATGGCATCGCGCTGGTCGAGGAGCAGGCCGTCCGCGTCGACACCCGGGATTTCGGCGCGACCATCGCGGCGCTTCGCGGCAGCGGCGCGCAGGCGGTGATGGCCTGGCTGACCGGTCCGCCGGCGGTCGGCTTCACCCGCGCCTATGCGGTCGCGAATGTCGGCCTGCCGGTGGTGGTGAGCCACGGCGTCGCCAGCGGCGCCTTCCTCCGCGACACCGGCGCGGCGTCCGAAGGGCTGTTCGTCGCGACCTCGATCGCCACGCTCGCCGACGACGCGCCGGTCTCGGCGGTCGGCGACGCGGCCCGCGCGATGGCGGCCGGCTTCCGCCGCGACCATGGCCATGGGCCGTCCCAATATGCGGTCGACGGCTATGTCGCGATACGGCTGATCGCCGCCGCGATCGAACGTAGCGGCAGCGCCAGCCCGCCCGCGATCCGCGACGCGCTCGAAGGCCTTACCCTCGCGACGCCGCAAGGCGTCTATCGCTACACGCCGGACGACCATGCCGGGCTCGGCGTGGCCGACATCGCGGTCGCCCGGGTGAAGGACGGGCGCTTCACCCTGTCCGACTGGTCGCGCCGGCAGCTCCGGGCCGACCGAGGATCGGAGGTGGCGCGATGA
- a CDS encoding short chain enoyl-CoA hydratase (PFAM: Enoyl-CoA hydratase/isomerase): MAAPIRYETTGPIATITLDRPDALNAITVAMIEALDAALAQAAEDRAVRVLIVTGSGRAFCVGADIGQLDQWEKDPGLRDRFYALAPRFFRRLEEFPKPVIAAVNGVAAAGGFEICCFADIVIAAEDARIGDAHANFVGFGPVSAVVAPTVLPRKIAAELLYTGDMMSPAQLHLWGFVNRVVPAAELMETALAMAGRIAAKQPLAIQAAKNLARRAGLVDPGLLGSHAYESAKAIFATEDFQEGLRAFAEKRAPDFKGR; the protein is encoded by the coding sequence ATGGCTGCACCGATACGCTATGAGACGACCGGGCCGATCGCGACGATCACGCTCGATCGGCCCGATGCGCTCAACGCGATCACCGTCGCGATGATCGAGGCGCTCGACGCCGCGCTGGCCCAGGCGGCCGAGGACCGGGCCGTCCGCGTCCTGATCGTCACCGGATCGGGCCGCGCCTTCTGCGTCGGGGCGGACATCGGCCAGCTCGACCAGTGGGAGAAGGATCCGGGATTGCGCGACCGCTTCTACGCGCTGGCGCCGCGCTTCTTCCGCCGGCTCGAGGAATTCCCCAAGCCGGTCATCGCCGCGGTCAACGGCGTGGCGGCGGCCGGCGGGTTCGAGATATGCTGCTTCGCCGATATCGTCATCGCGGCGGAGGATGCGCGGATCGGCGATGCCCACGCCAATTTCGTCGGCTTCGGGCCGGTGTCGGCGGTCGTCGCGCCGACCGTCCTGCCGCGCAAGATCGCCGCCGAGCTGCTCTATACCGGCGACATGATGAGCCCGGCGCAACTCCACCTCTGGGGTTTCGTGAACCGGGTCGTACCGGCGGCCGAGCTGATGGAGACCGCTCTCGCCATGGCCGGGCGGATCGCCGCCAAGCAGCCGCTCGCGATCCAGGCGGCGAAGAACCTCGCCCGCCGCGCCGGCCTCGTCGATCCGGGGCTGCTCGGCTCGCACGCCTATGAGAGCGCCAAGGCGATCTTCGCGACCGAGGATTTCCAGGAAGGCCTGCGCGCCTTCGCCGAGAAGCGGGCGCCCGATTTCAAGGGACGATGA
- a CDS encoding Malate dehydrogenase (oxaloacetate-decarboxylating) (NADP(+))., Phosphate acetyltransferase (PFAM: phosphate acetyl/butaryl transferase; malic enzyme domain protein; malic enzyme, NAD-binding) → MEDTLRRAALDYHRFPNPGKMRIEPTKRMVNQRDLALAYSPGVAAPCEEIAADPDKALDYTARGNLVAVISNGTAVLGLGAIGALASKPVMEGKAVLFKKFAGIDVFDIEIDTTDPDRFVEAVALLEPTFGGINLEDIKAPECFAIEAALKARMNIPVFHDDQHGTAIVVAAAVRNALVLQNISLSEAKLVTSGAGAAALACVDLLVSMGLPADNVTLTDKDGVVHAGRPGMAPNMARYARATDARTLPEVLPGANIFLGLSAPGVLKPEWLPLLSDRPLIFALANPEPEILPEIARAARPDAIVATGRSDYANQVNNVLCFPYIFRGALDVGATAITEAMKVAAAEAIAALARLPAHESVVQAYGGGKLAFGPDYIIPTPFDPRLIVEIAPAVAQAAIASGVARRPIDIDAYRRGLAQQNARSGQLMMPVFEGARGARARIAYGEGEDERVLRAVQDALDDGFVRPTLVARRRILAEKMPRLGLRFELDRDVDLVDPETDHAILGPLVDAYRAVAGRRGVPSAEIVRHVYRRPTVTAAMLLRTGHVEAALVGGNSEYWGQVEHVLRTIDRTEGAQRVYALSGLILDAGALFITDTHMVPDPTPEQIAEMTVLAERAVRQFGLDPRVALLSHSNFGASHSPSARKMREAVKIVRRIAPDLCVDGEMHADVALSQSLRERLVPDQRFEGSANLLVMPNLDAANITLTALGASSSSPTVGPMLMGLSQPIHVLTPGVTSRGILNLTAIAAAEVARRR, encoded by the coding sequence ATGGAAGACACGCTTCGTCGGGCTGCGCTCGATTATCACCGATTCCCCAATCCGGGGAAGATGCGCATCGAGCCGACGAAGCGGATGGTCAACCAGCGCGACCTGGCGCTCGCCTATTCGCCGGGCGTCGCCGCGCCGTGCGAGGAGATCGCCGCCGATCCCGACAAGGCGCTCGACTATACCGCGCGCGGCAACCTCGTCGCGGTGATCTCGAACGGCACCGCCGTGCTCGGCCTCGGCGCGATCGGGGCGCTGGCGTCGAAGCCGGTGATGGAGGGCAAGGCCGTCCTGTTCAAGAAGTTCGCCGGGATCGACGTGTTCGACATCGAGATCGACACCACCGATCCCGACCGCTTCGTCGAGGCCGTGGCGCTGCTCGAACCGACCTTCGGCGGCATCAACCTGGAGGACATCAAGGCGCCCGAATGCTTCGCGATCGAGGCGGCGCTCAAGGCGCGGATGAACATCCCGGTCTTCCACGACGACCAGCACGGCACCGCGATCGTCGTGGCGGCGGCGGTGCGCAACGCGCTGGTGCTGCAGAACATCAGCCTGTCCGAGGCGAAGCTCGTCACCTCGGGCGCGGGGGCGGCGGCGCTCGCCTGCGTCGACCTGCTCGTGTCGATGGGCCTGCCGGCCGACAATGTCACGCTGACCGACAAGGACGGCGTGGTCCATGCCGGGCGGCCGGGCATGGCGCCCAACATGGCGCGCTATGCCCGCGCGACCGACGCCCGGACATTGCCCGAGGTGCTGCCCGGCGCGAACATCTTCCTCGGCCTGTCGGCGCCCGGCGTGCTCAAGCCCGAATGGCTGCCGCTGCTGTCGGACCGGCCGCTGATCTTCGCGCTCGCCAATCCCGAGCCGGAGATATTGCCCGAGATCGCGCGCGCCGCGCGGCCCGACGCGATCGTCGCGACGGGGCGGTCGGACTATGCCAACCAGGTCAACAACGTCCTGTGCTTCCCCTATATCTTCCGCGGCGCGCTCGATGTCGGCGCGACCGCGATCACCGAGGCGATGAAGGTCGCGGCGGCCGAGGCGATCGCCGCGCTCGCCCGCCTGCCCGCGCATGAGAGCGTCGTCCAGGCCTATGGCGGCGGCAAGCTCGCCTTCGGCCCCGACTATATCATCCCGACCCCGTTCGACCCGCGCCTGATCGTCGAGATCGCGCCGGCGGTGGCGCAGGCGGCGATCGCCTCCGGCGTAGCGCGGCGGCCGATCGACATTGACGCCTATCGCCGCGGCCTGGCGCAGCAGAACGCCCGATCGGGCCAGCTGATGATGCCGGTGTTCGAGGGCGCGCGCGGCGCCAGGGCCCGGATCGCCTATGGCGAGGGCGAGGACGAGCGCGTGCTGCGCGCCGTCCAGGACGCGCTCGACGACGGTTTCGTCCGGCCGACGCTGGTCGCGCGCCGCCGCATCCTGGCGGAGAAGATGCCGCGCCTCGGCCTGCGCTTCGAACTCGACCGCGACGTCGACCTGGTCGATCCCGAGACCGACCATGCGATCCTCGGCCCGCTGGTCGATGCCTATCGCGCCGTCGCCGGGCGGCGCGGCGTGCCCTCGGCCGAGATCGTCCGCCACGTCTATCGCCGGCCGACCGTCACCGCGGCGATGCTGCTGCGGACCGGCCATGTCGAGGCGGCGCTGGTCGGCGGCAATTCGGAATATTGGGGCCAGGTCGAGCATGTGCTGCGCACGATCGACCGGACGGAAGGGGCCCAGCGCGTCTATGCGCTGTCGGGGCTGATCCTCGACGCGGGCGCGCTGTTCATCACCGACACCCATATGGTGCCCGATCCGACGCCCGAGCAGATCGCCGAGATGACCGTGCTCGCCGAACGGGCGGTGCGGCAGTTCGGGCTCGACCCGCGCGTCGCGCTGCTGTCGCACTCCAATTTCGGCGCGTCGCACAGCCCCAGCGCGCGCAAGATGCGCGAGGCGGTGAAGATCGTCCGCCGGATCGCGCCCGACCTGTGCGTCGACGGGGAGATGCATGCCGACGTCGCGCTGTCGCAGTCGCTGCGCGAGCGGCTCGTCCCCGACCAGCGCTTCGAAGGGTCGGCCAACCTGCTGGTCATGCCGAACCTCGACGCCGCCAACATCACCCTGACCGCGCTCGGCGCATCGTCGAGCTCGCCGACGGTCGGGCCGATGCTGATGGGGCTGAGCCAGCCGATCCACGTCCTCACCCCCGGCGTCACCTCGCGCGGGATATTGAACCTGACGGCGATCGCGGCGGCGGAGGTGGCCCGGCGGCGCTGA
- a CDS encoding transcriptional regulator, AraC family (PFAM: helix-turn-helix- domain containing protein, AraC type): MLHISCFDQRRTGITQNAMSDPTDENVAIIGNPVLLQRGEPLIQALRSVRVAGVLASTVAIGSGSWSASIPVPDECALLYVVARGRCVGGTFDPATMVDLSAGDILLFPHPGRYILSERRGIAPVPLEDMLEEVLGGIEGVEGRWKSLFSSPFTIAGAKAGDPVVAITALRLFFDHGLPAVLLRGLPPFVHLPGFATRHGPFVEAILRQVIGQGEEGLSGQGAATRLAEALLVKCLSAFLADFADKRPGFGRGLRDPFIAKAIGAIQSRPNLNWTLAAMSRSAGLSRSAFTDRFRAAMEMTPTEFLTAVRMARATDMLENGKMSIAQIAEMIGYGSEAAFNRAFRRWNGSPPGALRRSSLTAGGQKPDD, translated from the coding sequence ATGCTGCACATAAGCTGCTTTGACCAGCGGCGGACTGGGATTACTCAAAATGCCATGTCCGACCCGACCGACGAGAATGTGGCGATCATCGGCAACCCCGTCCTGCTGCAACGGGGCGAGCCGCTGATCCAGGCGTTGCGCAGCGTTCGCGTCGCCGGCGTGCTGGCCAGCACGGTCGCGATCGGCAGCGGATCGTGGTCGGCCTCGATCCCGGTCCCGGATGAATGCGCCTTGCTCTACGTCGTCGCCCGCGGCCGGTGCGTCGGCGGCACCTTCGACCCGGCGACGATGGTCGACCTGTCGGCCGGCGACATCCTGCTGTTCCCGCATCCGGGGCGCTACATCCTGTCCGAACGGCGCGGCATCGCGCCGGTGCCGTTGGAGGACATGCTGGAAGAGGTGCTCGGCGGCATCGAAGGGGTCGAGGGGCGGTGGAAGTCGCTTTTCTCGTCGCCCTTCACCATCGCGGGAGCCAAGGCCGGCGACCCGGTGGTGGCGATCACCGCGCTGCGGCTGTTCTTCGACCATGGCCTGCCGGCGGTGCTGTTGCGGGGGTTGCCCCCATTCGTCCATCTCCCGGGCTTCGCGACCCGCCATGGCCCGTTCGTCGAGGCGATTCTCCGGCAGGTCATCGGCCAGGGGGAGGAGGGGCTTTCGGGGCAGGGGGCGGCGACCCGGCTTGCCGAGGCGCTGCTCGTCAAATGCCTGTCCGCCTTCCTCGCCGACTTCGCCGACAAGCGGCCGGGCTTCGGGCGCGGCCTGCGCGATCCGTTCATCGCCAAGGCGATCGGCGCCATCCAGTCGCGGCCCAACCTCAACTGGACGCTGGCGGCGATGTCGCGCTCGGCCGGCCTGTCGCGCTCCGCCTTCACCGATCGCTTCCGCGCGGCGATGGAGATGACGCCGACCGAATTCCTGACGGCGGTCCGCATGGCGCGGGCGACCGACATGCTGGAGAACGGCAAGATGTCGATCGCGCAGATCGCGGAGATGATCGGCTATGGGTCGGAAGCCGCCTTCAACCGCGCCTTCCGCCGCTGGAACGGTTCCCCGCCCGGCGCGCTGCGGCGGTCGAGCCTGACGGCCGGCGGGCAAAAGCCGGACGATTGA
- a CDS encoding protein of unknown function DUF1330 (PFAM: protein of unknown function DUF1330) — translation MSAYWIARARMRDMEGQDQYARIIGDIGQRFPYETLARSGRVHIVEGTTHFDRYFLHRFASVNSALAFYNSPEYQEAAAIRRAACDGCELVIMEGEDR, via the coding sequence ATGTCGGCTTACTGGATCGCCCGCGCACGGATGCGCGACATGGAAGGGCAGGACCAATATGCCCGGATCATCGGGGATATCGGCCAGCGCTTTCCCTATGAGACGCTGGCCCGGTCGGGCCGGGTCCACATCGTCGAGGGGACGACGCATTTCGACCGCTATTTCCTGCACCGCTTCGCGTCGGTGAACAGCGCGCTCGCCTTCTACAACTCGCCTGAATATCAGGAGGCGGCCGCGATCCGGCGCGCCGCCTGCGACGGTTGCGAACTGGTGATCATGGAGGGCGAGGACCGCTGA